A region from the Kineothrix sp. IPX-CK genome encodes:
- the tnpA gene encoding IS200/IS605 family transposase, producing the protein MANKSNDMAHTKWMCKYHIVFTPKYRRKIIYNQYKESIRDILKQLCSYKGVEIIEGHLMPDHIHMLVSIPPKMSISSFMGYLKGKSALMIFDKHANLKYKFGNRHFWSEGYYVSTVGLNEATIKKYIQDQEKADILQDKISVKEYEDPFKG; encoded by the coding sequence ATGGCAAACAAAAGTAATGACATGGCACATACAAAGTGGATGTGCAAGTATCACATTGTTTTCACTCCAAAGTATAGACGAAAAATAATATATAATCAATATAAAGAAAGTATCAGAGATATTCTGAAACAGTTATGTTCTTACAAAGGAGTGGAGATTATCGAAGGGCATCTTATGCCCGATCATATCCATATGTTAGTGAGCATACCGCCTAAGATGAGTATTTCAAGTTTTATGGGATACTTAAAAGGCAAGAGTGCACTTATGATTTTTGATAAGCACGCAAATTTGAAGTATAAATTTGGGAACAGACATTTCTGGTCAGAAGGATACTATGTGAGCACAGTAGGACTTAACGAGGCAACAATAAAAAAGTATATACAGGATCAGGAAAAAGCAGACATACTACAAGATAAAATAAGTGTGAAGGAGTATGAGGACCCCTTTAAGGGGTAG
- a CDS encoding sporulation initiation factor Spo0A C-terminal domain-containing protein, whose translation MNKNQISELLAQIGINPAYKGYSYLIHVIYLASSEGDGTFLTLKRLYADTSQHFNVSPDSIQHSVRTLLDAYWNQDNTKYFYDTVKYPVHGPLPPKEFISVLSNYIRRKQ comes from the coding sequence ATGAACAAAAACCAAATTTCAGAACTTTTAGCCCAGATAGGAATCAATCCGGCATATAAAGGATATTCTTATCTCATTCACGTCATTTATCTCGCATCATCAGAAGGTGACGGGACTTTTCTTACTCTAAAAAGACTTTACGCCGATACTTCCCAGCATTTCAACGTGTCTCCGGATTCCATACAGCACAGCGTGAGAACTCTTCTGGACGCATACTGGAATCAGGACAACACCAAATATTTCTATGATACGGTCAAATATCCGGTACACGGGCCTCTGCCTCCCAAGGAATTCATCTCTGTTTTATCCAACTACATACGAAGAAAGCAATAA
- the mscL gene encoding large conductance mechanosensitive channel protein MscL — MKKFFNEFKTFISKGNVMDLAVGVIIGAAFQGVVTALTDNILSPIIGLFAGQNFDLLKLEAFGVTIAYGAFLTSLVNFIIMAFVIFLIVKFMNKLISAGKNQGEQAPAMKKCPYCYSDIHMKATRCPSCTSQLGE; from the coding sequence ATGAAAAAATTTTTTAATGAATTCAAAACATTTATTTCAAAAGGAAACGTTATGGATCTGGCTGTCGGTGTTATTATCGGTGCCGCTTTTCAGGGGGTGGTAACAGCTCTGACAGACAACATCCTTTCACCGATTATCGGTCTTTTTGCAGGGCAGAATTTCGATTTGCTGAAGCTGGAGGCTTTCGGGGTAACGATTGCATACGGCGCATTTTTGACCAGCCTTGTAAATTTCATCATAATGGCGTTTGTTATTTTTTTGATTGTCAAATTTATGAACAAGCTCATATCAGCAGGCAAGAATCAGGGGGAACAGGCTCCGGCAATGAAGAAATGTCCGTATTGTTACAGCGATATTCATATGAAAGCAACACGTTGTCCTTCTTGCACTTCCCAGTTGGGAGAATAA
- a CDS encoding transposase, which produces MKREILSFSNKISRKLSKPDKKFTSDMTYGMLASGSCLLTDIADQLHEDSKKVNSVERLTRHLNKGTSKQALLSYLQTVRKWVPDDPVIHIDDSDVIKPDGYKFEALGMVRDGSKSTKTKNVYEKGYHVTEACVMTKDNHPVSIYSKIHSSKEKTFTSVNSVTFDAMERGKAMFGKATFVMDRGYDDNKMFLKLDELKQDYVIRLTAKRKLLFHNKWVAATELRNRRKGKITTPVFYKGKKREAYLSHVKVQITASRKDIFLVLVYGITEYPMMLATNKELKSRDDVIRIARLYFSRWRIEEYFRCKKQVFQFENFRVRKLKAINALNFYITMCMAFLALVSMKAETNALKVSIIQTAAPIKEKVQFCYYRLAKGISGILSYAKEGVRLWFRTKRPAYRQLCFKLIA; this is translated from the coding sequence TTGAAACGTGAAATTTTATCTTTTTCAAACAAAATATCCCGTAAGCTTTCCAAACCGGACAAAAAGTTTACTTCGGACATGACCTATGGCATGTTAGCTTCTGGTAGTTGTCTTCTGACTGATATTGCAGATCAACTTCACGAAGACTCTAAAAAGGTCAACAGTGTTGAGCGCCTTACCAGACATTTAAATAAAGGGACTTCCAAACAAGCCTTACTTTCTTATCTTCAAACTGTTCGTAAATGGGTGCCCGATGATCCGGTAATCCATATCGATGACAGTGACGTCATCAAGCCTGACGGATATAAGTTTGAGGCTCTTGGTATGGTAAGGGATGGTTCCAAAAGTACTAAAACAAAAAATGTCTACGAGAAAGGCTACCATGTAACAGAGGCCTGTGTCATGACAAAAGACAATCATCCTGTCAGCATTTACTCCAAAATCCATTCTTCAAAAGAAAAGACCTTCACCTCTGTCAATAGCGTTACCTTCGATGCCATGGAGCGTGGAAAAGCAATGTTTGGAAAAGCTACTTTTGTTATGGACCGGGGCTATGATGATAATAAGATGTTCCTTAAGCTTGATGAATTAAAACAGGACTATGTGATTCGGCTTACTGCTAAAAGAAAGCTCCTTTTCCATAACAAATGGGTAGCTGCCACAGAACTTCGAAATCGTCGGAAAGGTAAAATCACGACACCTGTATTCTATAAAGGTAAAAAACGGGAGGCTTATCTATCCCATGTGAAGGTTCAGATCACCGCATCCAGAAAAGACATTTTTCTGGTTCTTGTCTATGGCATCACAGAGTATCCGATGATGCTCGCAACGAACAAAGAATTAAAATCCAGAGATGATGTAATCCGGATTGCAAGACTTTATTTCTCCCGCTGGCGCATCGAGGAATATTTCCGCTGCAAGAAACAGGTCTTCCAGTTCGAAAACTTCCGAGTTCGGAAACTGAAAGCAATCAATGCTCTAAATTTTTACATTACCATGTGTATGGCATTTCTTGCGCTGGTTTCAATGAAAGCAGAAACAAATGCCCTAAAAGTTTCAATCATACAGACAGCAGCTCCTATAAAGGAAAAAGTTCAATTCTGCTATTACCGATTAGCGAAAGGTATCTCTGGTATACTGTCGTATGCAAAAGAAGGTGTCAGGCTTTGGTTCAGAACAAAACGTCCTGCATACCGTCAACTTTGCTTTAAGCTGATCGCATAA
- a CDS encoding RNA dependent RNA polymerase codes for MQITREAEIENEYLIAQGYSLLFDQILRLRAKNQNHHMKELILVVAKKEQKEEKANQLKQLLYGGFTYNGIHYSRFGKSASQGKQGITAFVSDDIFEELYTITQMDMEIHNCVISKYEAQRCLPFSSCTILPDYMPNIVIIGEYEKVLERQLVKYVVERQREFTDKDTGKKGTYNSREIEEGYKDIKLSPFDGCGCHEKEFMEKVKETLCLDYSPIGSQIRMPMMKGYSVYIPFKALLHEWGYEYITDIYGKRHNIDTIDCIWNTSMFKGHKQFQEKYGNQAWTKYMETVDKYEYKLGINKYSHHIKNLNKKTRMNFQYLQCLDLWNPKYIDYYQHGEIGSYDILAKENAGKIISIARYTADLFEKIIKGDKFYTYKFMGVQNTEDYEPESKYLEAVLINDVMLKDPAVKQFIYRKLKKSIDEAKVGKIYADGFYHTLVGDMIGYLQYAVGESPIGCLKAHEFFCETMTEGDCLSFRSPLVDPSEVNKVTIVTNEITRKWLSHFKDQDVVMLNMYDLSLPQQGGADCDGDIVFLCNDPTIVSSKIEKSVIIDINDKAMAIPQKYNKENLIEYELMTRDSRIGEITNAATSIENKYTDDGNIRKLYSDYASLLRIFQGQNRPLYTAMCIANAVNLEIRGVIRTGCVR; via the coding sequence GTGCAGATTACCAGAGAGGCAGAAATCGAAAATGAATATTTAATTGCCCAGGGGTACTCTCTTCTATTCGACCAGATACTAAGGCTGCGCGCCAAGAATCAAAATCACCATATGAAGGAATTGATACTGGTCGTTGCCAAAAAAGAACAAAAAGAAGAAAAAGCAAATCAATTAAAGCAATTATTATACGGCGGCTTTACATATAACGGAATACATTATTCCCGCTTTGGGAAATCTGCTTCCCAGGGTAAACAAGGCATCACCGCATTTGTCAGCGATGATATTTTTGAAGAGCTGTATACGATTACTCAGATGGACATGGAGATTCATAATTGTGTTATATCAAAATACGAGGCCCAGCGCTGTCTCCCGTTCAGCTCCTGCACCATTCTTCCCGATTATATGCCAAATATTGTCATCATCGGCGAATATGAAAAGGTTTTAGAACGCCAACTGGTTAAATATGTTGTGGAAAGGCAGAGAGAATTTACGGATAAAGATACCGGAAAGAAGGGAACCTATAACAGCCGGGAAATCGAGGAAGGTTATAAGGATATAAAATTATCTCCCTTTGACGGCTGCGGCTGTCATGAAAAAGAATTTATGGAAAAGGTAAAGGAGACCCTTTGTTTAGATTATTCACCTATCGGTTCGCAGATCCGCATGCCCATGATGAAGGGATATTCCGTATATATTCCGTTCAAGGCACTGCTGCATGAATGGGGATATGAATATATTACAGATATTTATGGAAAAAGGCACAATATCGATACCATTGACTGTATTTGGAACACATCTATGTTCAAGGGACATAAGCAGTTTCAGGAAAAATATGGAAATCAGGCCTGGACGAAATATATGGAAACGGTTGATAAATATGAGTACAAGCTTGGAATCAACAAGTACAGCCACCATATTAAAAATCTAAATAAAAAGACGCGTATGAATTTTCAGTATCTTCAATGCTTAGATCTATGGAACCCAAAATACATCGATTATTACCAACACGGTGAAATCGGTTCCTACGATATTTTAGCAAAGGAAAACGCCGGAAAAATAATTTCTATCGCCAGGTATACCGCCGATTTATTTGAAAAAATAATTAAAGGCGATAAATTCTATACCTATAAATTTATGGGAGTGCAAAATACCGAGGATTATGAGCCGGAAAGCAAGTATCTTGAGGCTGTACTCATCAATGATGTTATGTTAAAAGACCCTGCCGTAAAACAATTTATTTACCGCAAGCTGAAAAAATCTATCGATGAAGCAAAGGTAGGTAAGATTTATGCCGACGGATTTTATCATACGCTTGTTGGAGATATGATCGGGTATCTGCAATATGCCGTCGGAGAATCTCCAATTGGTTGTTTGAAAGCGCATGAATTTTTTTGTGAAACAATGACCGAGGGCGATTGCTTATCCTTCCGCTCTCCCTTAGTGGATCCGTCCGAGGTGAACAAGGTAACAATCGTAACCAACGAAATTACCCGTAAATGGCTCTCTCACTTTAAGGATCAGGACGTGGTGATGCTCAACATGTACGACCTCTCATTACCTCAGCAGGGAGGTGCCGACTGTGACGGGGATATCGTTTTTCTATGTAATGATCCCACCATCGTTTCATCGAAAATAGAAAAGTCTGTCATTATTGACATAAACGACAAAGCAATGGCCATCCCCCAAAAATATAACAAGGAAAACCTTATCGAATATGAATTGATGACAAGGGACAGCCGTATCGGAGAAATCACAAATGCGGCCACCAGCATTGAAAACAAGTATACCGACGATGGAAATATCAGGAAATTATATTCAGACTATGCCAGTCTTCTACGAATCTTTCAGGGTCAAAACCGGCCCCTTTACACAGCGATGTGTATTGCAAATGCAGTGAACCTGGAAATCCGGGGTGTCATTCGAACCGGCTGCGTCCGGTAA
- a CDS encoding 2-oxoacid:acceptor oxidoreductase subunit alpha has product MYNLLIGGAAGQGVDTTAAILERWIKQSGCSVFTVRDLMSRIRGGHNFSRIRFGEQAPRCHSERLDGIVALNEETVAIHREHLRDGGFILCDSAVETDDDFVIKLDMTAIAKELGNARVASSVAIGAVLKLFGIPMSTEQADSVFRKSVKAEYVDINVQAAQAGYNAVLQKFEHAGGDASDHMIISGNQALALGALTAGVKFYSAYPMSPSTSIMEYLSLKSAETGIVVEQAEDEIGAINMAIGASFAGARAMTGTSGGGFSLKVEALGLAGMAEIPLVVVDVQRPGPVTGFPTRTEQSDLKFVISASQGEFPRMVIALRHHEDAFYQTIRAFNMAEKYQIPVILLSDQYLADSTAAIPKLDSRKIALYEPEDVSAGGDYARYRFTESGISPRKFPGTSEGFVAADTDEHDEYGHIVEDSETRVRMMKKRMGKLALMEQELLEPELLGEQDPDVLLLGWGSLYGPLEEAVQLLNQKGGKRYSALVFGDIWPLPQKLLKQMAASAKYIIHVEQNYTGQLASLIAEVTGIKTDAGILKYDGRQLNGEEIAARIVKEGF; this is encoded by the coding sequence ATGTACAATCTTTTGATTGGCGGCGCTGCAGGCCAAGGCGTGGATACTACTGCGGCAATATTGGAACGTTGGATTAAGCAGTCGGGCTGCAGCGTATTTACCGTGCGCGATCTGATGTCGCGTATTCGAGGAGGGCATAACTTTTCGCGTATTCGTTTTGGTGAGCAGGCCCCCCGTTGTCACAGCGAAAGGCTGGATGGCATCGTCGCTCTCAATGAAGAAACCGTCGCTATCCACCGGGAACATTTACGGGACGGCGGATTTATTCTCTGTGACAGTGCCGTCGAAACAGATGATGATTTTGTTATTAAACTGGATATGACAGCTATAGCGAAGGAACTGGGTAACGCGCGTGTGGCGAGCAGTGTGGCTATCGGTGCAGTGTTGAAGCTGTTCGGTATTCCGATGAGTACCGAGCAGGCGGACAGTGTTTTCCGAAAATCTGTGAAAGCGGAATATGTCGATATTAATGTTCAGGCTGCACAGGCCGGATATAATGCCGTGCTTCAGAAATTTGAGCATGCCGGAGGGGATGCATCCGACCACATGATCATTTCCGGCAACCAGGCGCTGGCGCTGGGCGCCCTGACAGCAGGAGTGAAGTTTTATTCGGCATACCCTATGTCACCCTCCACTTCCATTATGGAGTACTTGTCACTGAAATCTGCGGAAACAGGAATTGTTGTGGAGCAGGCTGAGGATGAAATCGGGGCAATTAACATGGCCATCGGAGCTTCTTTTGCAGGCGCGCGAGCAATGACAGGTACCTCTGGCGGTGGCTTCAGCCTGAAGGTGGAGGCCCTTGGTTTAGCCGGCATGGCTGAAATTCCGCTTGTCGTGGTGGATGTGCAGCGCCCTGGTCCTGTTACCGGCTTTCCTACGCGAACGGAGCAGAGCGATTTGAAATTTGTTATTTCTGCTTCGCAAGGGGAGTTCCCACGCATGGTTATCGCGTTGCGTCATCATGAGGATGCGTTTTACCAAACCATTCGTGCTTTCAACATGGCAGAAAAATATCAAATCCCGGTGATTCTGCTCAGTGACCAGTATCTGGCCGACTCTACGGCTGCTATTCCGAAGCTGGATTCTCGAAAGATCGCTCTGTACGAACCGGAAGACGTATCTGCCGGAGGGGATTACGCCCGTTATCGTTTTACGGAAAGCGGCATCTCTCCGCGCAAATTCCCCGGAACGAGCGAAGGGTTTGTTGCCGCTGACACTGACGAACATGATGAGTATGGACACATTGTAGAGGATAGTGAGACTCGTGTCCGTATGATGAAAAAACGTATGGGCAAGCTGGCGCTGATGGAGCAGGAGCTTCTGGAGCCCGAATTACTGGGAGAACAGGATCCCGATGTATTGCTTCTGGGCTGGGGCTCTCTGTACGGTCCGCTGGAGGAAGCCGTACAATTGCTCAACCAAAAAGGTGGAAAGCGTTATAGCGCATTAGTGTTTGGCGACATCTGGCCTCTTCCCCAAAAACTGCTGAAGCAAATGGCAGCATCAGCCAAGTACATTATTCATGTTGAACAGAACTATACCGGTCAGCTTGCATCGCTGATTGCCGAAGTTACAGGGATTAAAACGGATGCCGGAATATTGAAATATGACGGCAGACAGCTAAACGGTGAGGAGATTGCGGCTCGAATCGTAAAGGAGGGATTTTAA